In Pseudoliparis swirei isolate HS2019 ecotype Mariana Trench chromosome 11, NWPU_hadal_v1, whole genome shotgun sequence, a genomic segment contains:
- the lrrc9 gene encoding leucine-rich repeat-containing protein 9 isoform X3, translating into MVNSDTSAGPRAQLGSQHLSKCLAIGVSYDNIAHEGSTVSSLEIFCGGLPRMVGLSFFPRLCQFTVWGQNIKHIEGLECCPLLRELWVVQCHLTGISGLQNCLQLEKLYLYDNQICEIKNLELQINLEVLWLNNNCITQIKGLNTLHNLKELNLADNNIEKIGHNLDPNVRLQNLNLSGNKISSFKELTLLSRLPHLRELALKDPMSTSNPVCLLCNYATHVIYHLPGLQRLDTYDVFSKQVKEAAESTVMKKMMYYNMRVHTAQRNLAEIRLSLMERKKTMLQFPEECIKTLNHALKSLEGELSKVPASCKKSASTMEDGSTHLVEGSICRSDPTTDFSRDPAMEHKILSKIEALRERLVLRTRRLDEIEAWYERGLTQATNMMEYTVQFLLMELESVGNIRLEEGCSKDPWFTSCCDLLHSRFSHSDFKVRNIAGIKINRVIRIHNSALRLRFEDKLHTLLASKESASHRNYRRRLEHLFSIADPEKNSEMEDILCILEEGFKTTKQNKALEREGAIPLSNSLSVVERPRIEHTLRQASQDESKHSTHTIHFRHGQVIVSKVFVGHSMPIREGEPLDRSRYPRACSVYRNVDTKHRTAISEERPNSSKTHTGPECSPRRRQWFVFDHELVLPEYIIYFEYITTGDQEQSLSSGIDDTPYNNIDLDREVLNMEPVLKPQLRLLSLDDKILLNVAKANVFSQITVLNLHGNSLTKLKEISRLTALRHLTISFNRFTQLDDISHMPNLEFLDASYNCLVTLEGLRRLRQLKQLDLRWNMLTKAREDTAVLRKHTPALLKLDTRYNPWIRSKTVRMTILGHLTTLTHLNDMMVAEEEAASAVLMAAGSKINQASLLVHSSTDSDRPRSLSLLSTAQHLCPLSPAPWGLARELELDWTAKITALNFDSQGISKLISLNKLVNLRWASFNDNDISKVEGLDSCLKLEELSLNNNSISTLNGLSKLHCLNKLSVDGNQLSSLDASALDQLPHLSFMSVENNFISSLHGIQRVRSLLELYIGNNQISTSRDIYYLKRLTNLIILDLYGNPLVEKLENYRIHVVFHLPFLKALDGIAVEVTECENAKDMFGGRLTPDIVAEKLGHSNYTDITYLTLQSCSIKMVDLSPADLFCSLRSVNFDHNDLTSFSGLIYLPNIKALCLNYNHIESILPRLKTQTPLTNRQILYNKVHSSGYGQQSPSKGKGEAAPTGSLEPLMGSLEVLHLSHNGISNMANLQLSRLTNLKALFLQGNEISQVEGLEGLHQLRELVLDRNRIKALADNSFIAQTVLLELHIAENRIRELNHLQPLTELRKLFLGMNKLQDITELDKLEVLPSLTELSVVGNPVAKNSLHRPPMVLRLSRLQVLDGVMVTLEERTRAELLSADPLACSQCPGASLPTTEINLPELLPLVPRSTPLRGMTISGALQNFIHGHDVLPSNVDEAQSHHTCKHKKHKHGNAVRSGQADMTFRPIRRPGNNLPTTGLLHDGTNRVIVTHPSQEQESRFPNGGKPPPM; encoded by the exons TGTTTGGCCATCGGAGTTTCCTATGACAATATTGCACACGAAGGAAGCACCGTCAGCTCACTGGAGATCTTCTGTGGTGGTCTTCCCCGCATGGTTGGGCTTTCGTTCTTCCCACGGCTCTGCCAGTTTACCGTATGGGGCCAGAATATAAAACACATTGAAGGACTTGAGTGCTGTCCTCTACTTCGGGAGCTCTGGGTCGTCCAGTGCCACCTGACA GGGATATCTGGGCTACAGAACTGTCTACAACTAGAGAAACTTTACCTGTATGATAATCAGATCTGTGAAATAAAGAATTTAGAATTGCAGATCAATCTAGAAGTCTTGTGGCTCAACAACAACTGCATAACTCAGATAAAG GGCTTGAATACACTTCATAACCTCAAAGAACTAAACCTTGCTGACAACAATATTGAAAAGATTG GGCATAACCTTGATCCTAATGTCAGGCTTCAGAATCTTAATCTGTCTGGGAACAAGATCAGCTCATTTAAG GAGCTGACCCTGCTTTCCCGCTTACCCCATCTGAGAGAACTAGCACTGAAGGACCCAATGTCAACTTCGAACCCAGTGTGTCTTCTGTGTAACTACGCCACGCACGTTATTTACCACCTCCCAGGCCTCCAGCGACTTGACACATACGATGTCTTCAGCAAGCAAGTCAAGGAAGCAGCGGAG TCCACAGTAATGAAGAAAATGATGTACTACAACATGCGTGTGCATACTGCTCAGAGGAACCTGGCTGAGATCCGACTCAGTTtgatggagaggaagaaaacTATGTTACAGTTCCCAGAAGAATGCATCAAAACACTGAATCACGCCCTCAAGAGT CTTGAAGGTGAGCTCTCCAAGGTGCCAGCTAGTTGTAAGAAGTCTGCCAGCACGATGGAGGACGGATCGACCCACCTGGTTGAAGGTTCAATTTGCAGAAGTGACCCAACCACTGACTTCAGTCGCGATCCTGCCATGGAGCACAAAATACTCAGCAAGATTGAAGCACTGAGGGAGAGACTGGTGCTAAGGACGAGGAGGCTGGATGA GATTGAAGCATGGTATGAGCGGGGTCTGACACAAGCCACGAACATGATGGAATATACAGTCCAGTTTCTATTGAtggagctggaaagtgttggaAATATTCGTTTGGAAGAGGGCTGCTCCAAGGACCCATG GTTTACTTCCTGTTGCGACCTCTTGCATTCCCGCTTCTCTCATTCAGACTTTAAGGTCCGTAACATCGCTGGCATTAAGATCAATAGAGTTATCCGCATCCACAACAGCGCTTTGAGGCTTCGCTTTGAGGACAAACTTCACACCCTTCTAGCAAGCAAAGAGTCTGCTTCACA CAGGAATTACAGACGTCGGCTGGAGCACTTGTTTTCCATCGCTGACCCTGAAAAAAATAGCGAGATGGAAGACATTCTGTGCATTTTAGAGGAAGGCTTCAAAACAACCAAACAAAATAAG GCATTGGAAAGAGAGGGTGCTATACCTCTATCCAACAGCCTGAGTGTGGTTGAACGGCCCAGAATTGAACACACACTGCGTCAGGCCAGCCAAGATGAGTCCAAGCACAGTACGCACACAATCCACTTCAGGCACG GTCAGGTTATTGTTTCCAAAGTTTTTGTGGGCCACAGCATGCCTATCCGAGAGGGAGAGCCGCTGGACAGAAGCAGATATCCAAGGGCGTGCTCTGTATATCGCAATGTGGACACTAAGCACAGAACTGCAATAAGTGAAG AGAGACCCAActcctcaaaaacacacacaggccccgAGTGCAGTCCCAGACGACGACAGTGGTTTGTGTTTGACCATGAGCTCGTCCTGCCCGAGTacatcatttattttgaatacATCACCACCGGG GATCAAGAACAATCACTCAGCTCAGGCATTGATGATACTCCGTACAACAACATCGACTTAGACAGGGAAGTCCTCAACATGGAACCTGTGCTGAAACCACAGCTCAGGTTGTTGAGCTTGGATGACAAAATTCTGCTGAATGTGGCCAAAGCCAACGTCTTCAGTCAAATCACC GTGCTGAACCTTCATGGCAACAGTCTGACGAAATTAAAGGAGATTTCCCGCCTCACCGCTCTGAGGCATCTTACCATCAGCTTCAATAGGTTCACACAATTGGATGACATTTCTCACATG CCCAACCTTGAGTTTTTGGACGCCAGCTACAACTGCCTAGTGACCCTAGAAGGCCTGAGGAGGTTGAGACAGCTCAAACAGCTCGACCTGCGCTGGAACATGCTGACCAAGGCCAGAGAGGACACAGCCGTGCTGAGAAAACACACGCCTGCTCTGCTGAAGCTTGACACCCGATATAACCCCTGGATCAGG tCCAAAACAGTCCGAATGACCATACTGGGCCATCTCACAACCCTCACCCACCTGAACGATATGATGGTAGCAGAAGAGGAGGCTGCTTCTGCTGTTCTGATGGCTGCTGGATCCAAAATTAACCAG GCATCTCTTCTGGTTCACTCGAGTACCGACAGTGACCGACCCCGCAGTCTCAGCCTGCTGTCAACGGCCCAGCACCTATGTCCTCTCAGTCCTGCACCCTGGGGCCTCGCCCGAGAGCTGGAGCTTGACTGGACTGCAAAG ATCACTGCCCTGAACTTTGACAGCCAGGGGATTTCCAAACTGATCAGTTTGAATAAGCTGGTCAACCTTCGCTGGGCTTCCTTCAACGATAATGACATTTCTAAAGTGGAGGGTCTTGACAGCTGCTTGAAGCTGGAGGAGCTTTccctcaacaacaacagcataaGCACACTCAATG gaCTATCAAAACTGCATTGCCTAAATAAACTGAGTGTAGATGGGAATCAGCTGTCTAGTCTCGATGCCTCGGCCCTAGATCAGCTGCCTCACCTGTCCTTTATGTCTGTGGAGAACAACTTTATCAGTTCCCTGCATGGCATCCAGAGAGTTCGCTCCCTTCTTGAGCTCTACATCGGCAACAACCAAATCTCTACCTCACGTGACATCTACTATCTGAAG aGATTGACAAACCTCATCATTCTGGATCTTTATGGGAATCCTTTAGTGGAGAAACTGGAAAACTATCGTATTCATGTGGTTTTCCACTTACCCTTCCTAAAAGCTCTGGATGGCATTGCAGTG GAGGTGACTGAGTGTGAAAATGCAAAGGATATGTTTGGAGGACGACTAACCCCTGACATAGTAGCAGAGAAGCTGGGCCACTCAAACTACACAGACATCACCTACCTTACCCTCCAGTCCTGCTCCATTAA GATGGTTGATCTGTCTCCAGCAGATCTGTTCTGTAGCCTGCGCAGCGTCAACTTTGACCACAACGACCTCACCTCTTTTTCTGGTCTCATTTACCTGCCCAACATCAAA GCTCTGTGTCTGAACTACAACCACATTGAGTCCATCCTGCCCAGACTGAAGACGCAGACTCCTCTCACCAACAGACAGATTCTATACAACAAAGTTCACTCCAGTGGTTATGGCCAACAGAGCCCATCCAAAGGCAAAGG GGAAGCTGCGCCCACTGGCAGTCTCGAGCCACTGATGGGCAGCCTGGAGGTGCTGCATTTAAGTCACAATGGCATCTCCAATATGGCCAATCTGCAGCTCAGCAGGCTCACCAATCTTAAAGCGCTCTTCCTTCAAG GCAATGAGATCAGCCAGGTGGAAGGACTGGAAGGTCTTCACCAGCTCAGGGAGCTTGTGTTGGACAGGAATCGGATCAAAGCTCTGGCTGATAACTCTTTCATAGCCCAGACGGTCCTGCTAGAACTGCACATAGCAGAGAACCGGATCCGGGAGCTCAACCATCTCCAGCCTTTGACTGAGCTCCGCAAGCTCTTTCTTGGCATGAACAAGCTGCAG GACATCACAGAGCTTGACAAACTAGAAGTTCTTCCTTCGTTGACCGAGCTCTCTGTTGTTGGTAACCCT GTTGCCAAAAATTCTCTTCACAGACCACCGATGGTACTCCGTCTGTCCCGGTTGCAGGTCCTGGATGGAGTGATGGTCACCCTGGAGGAGAGGACCAGGGCTGAACTCCTCAGTGCGGATCCATTa GCATGCTCCCAATGCCCTGGAGCTTCTCTTCCTACCACTGAAATCAACCTACCTGAACTGCTACCCCTTGTGCCTCGAAGCACCCCGCTCAGAGGAATGACTATCAGTGGAGCGCTACAGAACTTTATCCATGGGCACGATGTCCTGCCAAGTAACGTGGACGAGGCCCAATCTCATCACACATGCAAGC ACAAGAAGCACAAGCACGGTAATGCTGTCCGTAGCGGCCAAGCGGACATGACATTTAGACCCATTCGAAGACCAGGAAACAACCTGCCAACCACAGGTCTTCTTCACGATGGGACGAACAGAGTCATCGTCACCCATCCCAGCCAAGAGCAAGAAAGCAG ATTTCCAAATGGTGGCAAACCTCCACCCATGTAG
- the lrrc9 gene encoding leucine-rich repeat-containing protein 9 isoform X4, which yields MTQSEKQKHCGDEEVVKELCLAIGVSYDNIAHEGSTVSSLEIFCGGLPRMVGLSFFPRLCQFTVWGQNIKHIEGLECCPLLRELWVVQCHLTGISGLQNCLQLEKLYLYDNQICEIKNLELQINLEVLWLNNNCITQIKGLNTLHNLKELNLADNNIEKIGHNLDPNVRLQNLNLSGNKISSFKELTLLSRLPHLRELALKDPMSTSNPVCLLCNYATHVIYHLPGLQRLDTYDVFSKQVKEAAESTVMKKMMYYNMRVHTAQRNLAEIRLSLMERKKTMLQFPEECIKTLNHALKSLEGELSKVPASCKKSASTMEDGSTHLVEGSICRSDPTTDFSRDPAMEHKILSKIEALRERLVLRTRRLDEIEAWYERGLTQATNMMEYTVQFLLMELESVGNIRLEEGCSKDPWFTSCCDLLHSRFSHSDFKVRNIAGIKINRVIRIHNSALRLRFEDKLHTLLASKESASHRNYRRRLEHLFSIADPEKNSEMEDILCILEEGFKTTKQNKALEREGAIPLSNSLSVVERPRIEHTLRQASQDESKHSTHTIHFRHGQVIVSKVFVGHSMPIREGEPLDRSRYPRACSVYRNVDTKHRTAISEERPNSSKTHTGPECSPRRRQWFVFDHELVLPEYIIYFEYITTGDQEQSLSSGIDDTPYNNIDLDREVLNMEPVLKPQLRLLSLDDKILLNVAKANVFSQITVLNLHGNSLTKLKEISRLTALRHLTISFNRFTQLDDISHMPNLEFLDASYNCLVTLEGLRRLRQLKQLDLRWNMLTKAREDTAVLRKHTPALLKLDTRYNPWIRSKTVRMTILGHLTTLTHLNDMMVAEEEAASAVLMAAGSKINQASLLVHSSTDSDRPRSLSLLSTAQHLCPLSPAPWGLARELELDWTAKITALNFDSQGISKLISLNKLVNLRWASFNDNDISKVEGLDSCLKLEELSLNNNSISTLNGLSKLHCLNKLSVDGNQLSSLDASALDQLPHLSFMSVENNFISSLHGIQRVRSLLELYIGNNQISTSRDIYYLKRLTNLIILDLYGNPLVEKLENYRIHVVFHLPFLKALDGIAVEVTECENAKDMFGGRLTPDIVAEKLGHSNYTDITYLTLQSCSIKMVDLSPADLFCSLRSVNFDHNDLTSFSGLIYLPNIKALCLNYNHIESILPRLKTQTPLTNRQILYNKVHSSGYGQQSPSKGKGEAAPTGSLEPLMGSLEVLHLSHNGISNMANLQLSRLTNLKALFLQGNEISQVEGLEGLHQLRELVLDRNRIKALADNSFIAQTVLLELHIAENRIRELNHLQPLTELRKLFLGMNKLQDITELDKLEVLPSLTELSVVGNPVAKNSLHRPPMVLRLSRLQVLDGVMVTLEERTRAELLSADPLACSQCPGASLPTTEINLPELLPLVPRSTPLRGMTISGALQNFIHGHDVLPSNVDEAQSHHTCKHKKHKHGNAVRSGQADMTFRPIRRPGNNLPTTGLLHDGTNRVIVTHPSQEQESRFPNGGKPPPM from the exons ATGACACAGAGTGAGAAACAAAAGCACTGCGGTGATGAAGAGGTGGTCAAGGAACTG TGTTTGGCCATCGGAGTTTCCTATGACAATATTGCACACGAAGGAAGCACCGTCAGCTCACTGGAGATCTTCTGTGGTGGTCTTCCCCGCATGGTTGGGCTTTCGTTCTTCCCACGGCTCTGCCAGTTTACCGTATGGGGCCAGAATATAAAACACATTGAAGGACTTGAGTGCTGTCCTCTACTTCGGGAGCTCTGGGTCGTCCAGTGCCACCTGACA GGGATATCTGGGCTACAGAACTGTCTACAACTAGAGAAACTTTACCTGTATGATAATCAGATCTGTGAAATAAAGAATTTAGAATTGCAGATCAATCTAGAAGTCTTGTGGCTCAACAACAACTGCATAACTCAGATAAAG GGCTTGAATACACTTCATAACCTCAAAGAACTAAACCTTGCTGACAACAATATTGAAAAGATTG GGCATAACCTTGATCCTAATGTCAGGCTTCAGAATCTTAATCTGTCTGGGAACAAGATCAGCTCATTTAAG GAGCTGACCCTGCTTTCCCGCTTACCCCATCTGAGAGAACTAGCACTGAAGGACCCAATGTCAACTTCGAACCCAGTGTGTCTTCTGTGTAACTACGCCACGCACGTTATTTACCACCTCCCAGGCCTCCAGCGACTTGACACATACGATGTCTTCAGCAAGCAAGTCAAGGAAGCAGCGGAG TCCACAGTAATGAAGAAAATGATGTACTACAACATGCGTGTGCATACTGCTCAGAGGAACCTGGCTGAGATCCGACTCAGTTtgatggagaggaagaaaacTATGTTACAGTTCCCAGAAGAATGCATCAAAACACTGAATCACGCCCTCAAGAGT CTTGAAGGTGAGCTCTCCAAGGTGCCAGCTAGTTGTAAGAAGTCTGCCAGCACGATGGAGGACGGATCGACCCACCTGGTTGAAGGTTCAATTTGCAGAAGTGACCCAACCACTGACTTCAGTCGCGATCCTGCCATGGAGCACAAAATACTCAGCAAGATTGAAGCACTGAGGGAGAGACTGGTGCTAAGGACGAGGAGGCTGGATGA GATTGAAGCATGGTATGAGCGGGGTCTGACACAAGCCACGAACATGATGGAATATACAGTCCAGTTTCTATTGAtggagctggaaagtgttggaAATATTCGTTTGGAAGAGGGCTGCTCCAAGGACCCATG GTTTACTTCCTGTTGCGACCTCTTGCATTCCCGCTTCTCTCATTCAGACTTTAAGGTCCGTAACATCGCTGGCATTAAGATCAATAGAGTTATCCGCATCCACAACAGCGCTTTGAGGCTTCGCTTTGAGGACAAACTTCACACCCTTCTAGCAAGCAAAGAGTCTGCTTCACA CAGGAATTACAGACGTCGGCTGGAGCACTTGTTTTCCATCGCTGACCCTGAAAAAAATAGCGAGATGGAAGACATTCTGTGCATTTTAGAGGAAGGCTTCAAAACAACCAAACAAAATAAG GCATTGGAAAGAGAGGGTGCTATACCTCTATCCAACAGCCTGAGTGTGGTTGAACGGCCCAGAATTGAACACACACTGCGTCAGGCCAGCCAAGATGAGTCCAAGCACAGTACGCACACAATCCACTTCAGGCACG GTCAGGTTATTGTTTCCAAAGTTTTTGTGGGCCACAGCATGCCTATCCGAGAGGGAGAGCCGCTGGACAGAAGCAGATATCCAAGGGCGTGCTCTGTATATCGCAATGTGGACACTAAGCACAGAACTGCAATAAGTGAAG AGAGACCCAActcctcaaaaacacacacaggccccgAGTGCAGTCCCAGACGACGACAGTGGTTTGTGTTTGACCATGAGCTCGTCCTGCCCGAGTacatcatttattttgaatacATCACCACCGGG GATCAAGAACAATCACTCAGCTCAGGCATTGATGATACTCCGTACAACAACATCGACTTAGACAGGGAAGTCCTCAACATGGAACCTGTGCTGAAACCACAGCTCAGGTTGTTGAGCTTGGATGACAAAATTCTGCTGAATGTGGCCAAAGCCAACGTCTTCAGTCAAATCACC GTGCTGAACCTTCATGGCAACAGTCTGACGAAATTAAAGGAGATTTCCCGCCTCACCGCTCTGAGGCATCTTACCATCAGCTTCAATAGGTTCACACAATTGGATGACATTTCTCACATG CCCAACCTTGAGTTTTTGGACGCCAGCTACAACTGCCTAGTGACCCTAGAAGGCCTGAGGAGGTTGAGACAGCTCAAACAGCTCGACCTGCGCTGGAACATGCTGACCAAGGCCAGAGAGGACACAGCCGTGCTGAGAAAACACACGCCTGCTCTGCTGAAGCTTGACACCCGATATAACCCCTGGATCAGG tCCAAAACAGTCCGAATGACCATACTGGGCCATCTCACAACCCTCACCCACCTGAACGATATGATGGTAGCAGAAGAGGAGGCTGCTTCTGCTGTTCTGATGGCTGCTGGATCCAAAATTAACCAG GCATCTCTTCTGGTTCACTCGAGTACCGACAGTGACCGACCCCGCAGTCTCAGCCTGCTGTCAACGGCCCAGCACCTATGTCCTCTCAGTCCTGCACCCTGGGGCCTCGCCCGAGAGCTGGAGCTTGACTGGACTGCAAAG ATCACTGCCCTGAACTTTGACAGCCAGGGGATTTCCAAACTGATCAGTTTGAATAAGCTGGTCAACCTTCGCTGGGCTTCCTTCAACGATAATGACATTTCTAAAGTGGAGGGTCTTGACAGCTGCTTGAAGCTGGAGGAGCTTTccctcaacaacaacagcataaGCACACTCAATG gaCTATCAAAACTGCATTGCCTAAATAAACTGAGTGTAGATGGGAATCAGCTGTCTAGTCTCGATGCCTCGGCCCTAGATCAGCTGCCTCACCTGTCCTTTATGTCTGTGGAGAACAACTTTATCAGTTCCCTGCATGGCATCCAGAGAGTTCGCTCCCTTCTTGAGCTCTACATCGGCAACAACCAAATCTCTACCTCACGTGACATCTACTATCTGAAG aGATTGACAAACCTCATCATTCTGGATCTTTATGGGAATCCTTTAGTGGAGAAACTGGAAAACTATCGTATTCATGTGGTTTTCCACTTACCCTTCCTAAAAGCTCTGGATGGCATTGCAGTG GAGGTGACTGAGTGTGAAAATGCAAAGGATATGTTTGGAGGACGACTAACCCCTGACATAGTAGCAGAGAAGCTGGGCCACTCAAACTACACAGACATCACCTACCTTACCCTCCAGTCCTGCTCCATTAA GATGGTTGATCTGTCTCCAGCAGATCTGTTCTGTAGCCTGCGCAGCGTCAACTTTGACCACAACGACCTCACCTCTTTTTCTGGTCTCATTTACCTGCCCAACATCAAA GCTCTGTGTCTGAACTACAACCACATTGAGTCCATCCTGCCCAGACTGAAGACGCAGACTCCTCTCACCAACAGACAGATTCTATACAACAAAGTTCACTCCAGTGGTTATGGCCAACAGAGCCCATCCAAAGGCAAAGG GGAAGCTGCGCCCACTGGCAGTCTCGAGCCACTGATGGGCAGCCTGGAGGTGCTGCATTTAAGTCACAATGGCATCTCCAATATGGCCAATCTGCAGCTCAGCAGGCTCACCAATCTTAAAGCGCTCTTCCTTCAAG GCAATGAGATCAGCCAGGTGGAAGGACTGGAAGGTCTTCACCAGCTCAGGGAGCTTGTGTTGGACAGGAATCGGATCAAAGCTCTGGCTGATAACTCTTTCATAGCCCAGACGGTCCTGCTAGAACTGCACATAGCAGAGAACCGGATCCGGGAGCTCAACCATCTCCAGCCTTTGACTGAGCTCCGCAAGCTCTTTCTTGGCATGAACAAGCTGCAG GACATCACAGAGCTTGACAAACTAGAAGTTCTTCCTTCGTTGACCGAGCTCTCTGTTGTTGGTAACCCT GTTGCCAAAAATTCTCTTCACAGACCACCGATGGTACTCCGTCTGTCCCGGTTGCAGGTCCTGGATGGAGTGATGGTCACCCTGGAGGAGAGGACCAGGGCTGAACTCCTCAGTGCGGATCCATTa GCATGCTCCCAATGCCCTGGAGCTTCTCTTCCTACCACTGAAATCAACCTACCTGAACTGCTACCCCTTGTGCCTCGAAGCACCCCGCTCAGAGGAATGACTATCAGTGGAGCGCTACAGAACTTTATCCATGGGCACGATGTCCTGCCAAGTAACGTGGACGAGGCCCAATCTCATCACACATGCAAGC ACAAGAAGCACAAGCACGGTAATGCTGTCCGTAGCGGCCAAGCGGACATGACATTTAGACCCATTCGAAGACCAGGAAACAACCTGCCAACCACAGGTCTTCTTCACGATGGGACGAACAGAGTCATCGTCACCCATCCCAGCCAAGAGCAAGAAAGCAG ATTTCCAAATGGTGGCAAACCTCCACCCATGTAG